From the Hevea brasiliensis isolate MT/VB/25A 57/8 chromosome 15, ASM3005281v1, whole genome shotgun sequence genome, one window contains:
- the LOC110665090 gene encoding protein DETOXIFICATION 33 isoform X3, producing MEEKDDSVQQKHFGIEMQVNNEVMGMKNIVKKSWDESQKMWEIAAPAMMTAVTQFSIGFLTSAFVGHLGEVELAAVSVVQNVIEAFVDGVMLGMGSALETLCGQVVGAGQLNMLGIYMQRSWIITGVTALVLTPFYVFASPLLELLHQDKDISRLAGKYSIWVIPQLFAYAINYPIQKFLQAQSRVWIMTIISIVALAFHVLLNWVLVTKLDHGLLGAAIAGNISWWLVDLGQIVYVVCGCFPETWTGFSWSALKSLTSFLKLSIVSAVMLCLEVWYFTMVILMVGWLENPEIAVDAISICMNLQLWTLMIALGFNAAISVRVSNELGAGNPKAAKFSMVVTVLTATAIGVVFTALILVTKNDFPKAFTRKPVVMKEASKLDYFLAATIFLNSIQPVLHGNCS from the exons ATGGAGGAAAAAGATGATTCAGTTCAACAAAAGCATTTTGGAATAGAGATGCAGGTGAATAATGAGGTTATGGGTATGAAAAATATAGTTAAGAAAAGCTGGGATGAATCACAGAAGATGTGGGAAATAGCAGCGCCTGCTATGATGACAGCAGTAACCCAATTCTCTATTGGGTTTCTCACTTCTGCATTTGTTGGCCATTTGGGAGAAGTGGAGCTTGCTGCTGTTTCAGTTGTTCAGAATGTTATTGAAGCCTTTGTTGATGGGGTTATG CTAGGGATGGGAAGTGCCCTGGAGACACTATGTGGGCAAGTTGTTGGTGCTGGGCAACTGAACATGCTTGGAATCTATATGCAAAGATCATGGATCATTACTGGTGTCactgcattggttttaacacctttTTATGTTTTTGCTTCACCATTACTAGAACTCCTTCATCAAGACAAGGATATTTCAAGGCTTGCAGGAAAGTACTCGATATGGGTGATTCCTCAATTGTTTGCTTATGCCATAAATTATCCAATACAGAAGTTTCTCCAAGCACAGAGCAGAGTATGGATTATGACAATCATTTCCATAGTAGCCCTTGCATTTCATGTGTTGTTGAATTGGGTGCTCGTCACAAAATTGGATCACGGGCTACTTGGTGCTGCCATCGCAGGGAATATCTCATGGTGGCTTGTGGATTTGGGTCAAATAGTTTATGTGGTTTGTGGTTGCTTCCCTGAGACTTGGACCGGTTTTTCGTGGTCAGCTTTGAAGTCATTAACCAGTTTTCTAAAACTCTCAATTGTATCCGCTGTAATGTTATG CTTGGAGGTGTGGTACTTTACAATGGTGATTCTTATGGTGGGATGGTTAGAGAATCCAGAAATTGCAGTAGATGCCATTTCCATTTG CATGAACCTGCAACTGTGGACTCTGATGATTGCTCTCGGTTTCAATGCAGCAATAAG TGTTCGAGTGTCAAATGAGCTTGGAGCTGGAAATCCTAAAGCAGCAAAGTTCTCAATGGTGGTGACTGTTCTAACTGCAACAGCAATTGGAGTTGTGTTCACAGCTTTGATTCTGGTAACCAAGAATGACTTTCCAAAGGCGTTCACTCGAAAACCAGTGGTGATGAAGGAGGCATCAAAGCTGGATTACTTTTTGGCAGCAACAATCTTCCTCAACAGCATCCAACCTGTGCTCCATGGTAATTGCAGCTAA
- the LOC110665090 gene encoding protein DETOXIFICATION 33 isoform X1 — translation MEEKDDSVQQKHFGIEMQVNNEVMGMKNIVKKSWDESQKMWEIAAPAMMTAVTQFSIGFLTSAFVGHLGEVELAAVSVVQNVIEAFVDGVMLGMGSALETLCGQVVGAGQLNMLGIYMQRSWIITGVTALVLTPFYVFASPLLELLHQDKDISRLAGKYSIWVIPQLFAYAINYPIQKFLQAQSRVWIMTIISIVALAFHVLLNWVLVTKLDHGLLGAAIAGNISWWLVDLGQIVYVVCGCFPETWTGFSWSALKSLTSFLKLSIVSAVMLCLEVWYFTMVILMVGWLENPEIAVDAISICMNLQLWTLMIALGFNAAISVRVSNELGAGNPKAAKFSMVVTVLTATAIGVVFTALILVTKNDFPKAFTRKPVVMKEASKLDYFLAATIFLNSIQPVLHGVAVGAGWQFLVAFINIGCYYIIGLPIGAVLGYKLKLGVKGIWTGMLAGYLLQIVTLIFILLRTNWHKEAVKAEEHIKTWGGSDEPQQSSSENNMNG, via the exons ATGGAGGAAAAAGATGATTCAGTTCAACAAAAGCATTTTGGAATAGAGATGCAGGTGAATAATGAGGTTATGGGTATGAAAAATATAGTTAAGAAAAGCTGGGATGAATCACAGAAGATGTGGGAAATAGCAGCGCCTGCTATGATGACAGCAGTAACCCAATTCTCTATTGGGTTTCTCACTTCTGCATTTGTTGGCCATTTGGGAGAAGTGGAGCTTGCTGCTGTTTCAGTTGTTCAGAATGTTATTGAAGCCTTTGTTGATGGGGTTATG CTAGGGATGGGAAGTGCCCTGGAGACACTATGTGGGCAAGTTGTTGGTGCTGGGCAACTGAACATGCTTGGAATCTATATGCAAAGATCATGGATCATTACTGGTGTCactgcattggttttaacacctttTTATGTTTTTGCTTCACCATTACTAGAACTCCTTCATCAAGACAAGGATATTTCAAGGCTTGCAGGAAAGTACTCGATATGGGTGATTCCTCAATTGTTTGCTTATGCCATAAATTATCCAATACAGAAGTTTCTCCAAGCACAGAGCAGAGTATGGATTATGACAATCATTTCCATAGTAGCCCTTGCATTTCATGTGTTGTTGAATTGGGTGCTCGTCACAAAATTGGATCACGGGCTACTTGGTGCTGCCATCGCAGGGAATATCTCATGGTGGCTTGTGGATTTGGGTCAAATAGTTTATGTGGTTTGTGGTTGCTTCCCTGAGACTTGGACCGGTTTTTCGTGGTCAGCTTTGAAGTCATTAACCAGTTTTCTAAAACTCTCAATTGTATCCGCTGTAATGTTATG CTTGGAGGTGTGGTACTTTACAATGGTGATTCTTATGGTGGGATGGTTAGAGAATCCAGAAATTGCAGTAGATGCCATTTCCATTTG CATGAACCTGCAACTGTGGACTCTGATGATTGCTCTCGGTTTCAATGCAGCAATAAG TGTTCGAGTGTCAAATGAGCTTGGAGCTGGAAATCCTAAAGCAGCAAAGTTCTCAATGGTGGTGACTGTTCTAACTGCAACAGCAATTGGAGTTGTGTTCACAGCTTTGATTCTGGTAACCAAGAATGACTTTCCAAAGGCGTTCACTCGAAAACCAGTGGTGATGAAGGAGGCATCAAAGCTGGATTACTTTTTGGCAGCAACAATCTTCCTCAACAGCATCCAACCTGTGCTCCATG GGGTGGCAGTGGGTGCAGGCTGGCAATTCTTAGTTGCCTTCATCAATATTGGGTGTTACTACATCATAGGACTTCCTATTGGTGCTGTGCTTGGATACAAATTAAAGCTAGGAGTTAAGGGCATATGGACTGGAATGTTGGCTGGTTATCTGCTTCAAATAGTCACTCTGATTTTCATCTTACTACGAACTAACTGGCACAAAGAA GCTGTGAAAGCTGAAGAGCATATCAAAACTTGGGGTGGCTCTGATGAACCACAGCAAAGTTCATCAGAAAACAACATGAATGGGTGA
- the LOC110665090 gene encoding protein DETOXIFICATION 32 isoform X2: MGSALETLCGQVVGAGQLNMLGIYMQRSWIITGVTALVLTPFYVFASPLLELLHQDKDISRLAGKYSIWVIPQLFAYAINYPIQKFLQAQSRVWIMTIISIVALAFHVLLNWVLVTKLDHGLLGAAIAGNISWWLVDLGQIVYVVCGCFPETWTGFSWSALKSLTSFLKLSIVSAVMLCLEVWYFTMVILMVGWLENPEIAVDAISICMNLQLWTLMIALGFNAAISVRVSNELGAGNPKAAKFSMVVTVLTATAIGVVFTALILVTKNDFPKAFTRKPVVMKEASKLDYFLAATIFLNSIQPVLHGVAVGAGWQFLVAFINIGCYYIIGLPIGAVLGYKLKLGVKGIWTGMLAGYLLQIVTLIFILLRTNWHKEAVKAEEHIKTWGGSDEPQQSSSENNMNG; encoded by the exons ATGGGAAGTGCCCTGGAGACACTATGTGGGCAAGTTGTTGGTGCTGGGCAACTGAACATGCTTGGAATCTATATGCAAAGATCATGGATCATTACTGGTGTCactgcattggttttaacacctttTTATGTTTTTGCTTCACCATTACTAGAACTCCTTCATCAAGACAAGGATATTTCAAGGCTTGCAGGAAAGTACTCGATATGGGTGATTCCTCAATTGTTTGCTTATGCCATAAATTATCCAATACAGAAGTTTCTCCAAGCACAGAGCAGAGTATGGATTATGACAATCATTTCCATAGTAGCCCTTGCATTTCATGTGTTGTTGAATTGGGTGCTCGTCACAAAATTGGATCACGGGCTACTTGGTGCTGCCATCGCAGGGAATATCTCATGGTGGCTTGTGGATTTGGGTCAAATAGTTTATGTGGTTTGTGGTTGCTTCCCTGAGACTTGGACCGGTTTTTCGTGGTCAGCTTTGAAGTCATTAACCAGTTTTCTAAAACTCTCAATTGTATCCGCTGTAATGTTATG CTTGGAGGTGTGGTACTTTACAATGGTGATTCTTATGGTGGGATGGTTAGAGAATCCAGAAATTGCAGTAGATGCCATTTCCATTTG CATGAACCTGCAACTGTGGACTCTGATGATTGCTCTCGGTTTCAATGCAGCAATAAG TGTTCGAGTGTCAAATGAGCTTGGAGCTGGAAATCCTAAAGCAGCAAAGTTCTCAATGGTGGTGACTGTTCTAACTGCAACAGCAATTGGAGTTGTGTTCACAGCTTTGATTCTGGTAACCAAGAATGACTTTCCAAAGGCGTTCACTCGAAAACCAGTGGTGATGAAGGAGGCATCAAAGCTGGATTACTTTTTGGCAGCAACAATCTTCCTCAACAGCATCCAACCTGTGCTCCATG GGGTGGCAGTGGGTGCAGGCTGGCAATTCTTAGTTGCCTTCATCAATATTGGGTGTTACTACATCATAGGACTTCCTATTGGTGCTGTGCTTGGATACAAATTAAAGCTAGGAGTTAAGGGCATATGGACTGGAATGTTGGCTGGTTATCTGCTTCAAATAGTCACTCTGATTTTCATCTTACTACGAACTAACTGGCACAAAGAA GCTGTGAAAGCTGAAGAGCATATCAAAACTTGGGGTGGCTCTGATGAACCACAGCAAAGTTCATCAGAAAACAACATGAATGGGTGA